A single Numenius arquata chromosome 1, bNumArq3.hap1.1, whole genome shotgun sequence DNA region contains:
- the TIPRL gene encoding TIP41-like protein isoform X1 — translation MHPVFQSSRRDFTFGPWKLSAARTHIMKSAQAERLADELHMPSLPEMMFGDNILRIQHDHGFGIEFNATDALKCVNNCQGMIKVACAEEWQESRSETEHTKEVVKPYDWTYTTDYKGTLLGDTATLKVVPTTEHINTEKLKAREQIMFFEEVLLFEDELHDHGVSSLSVKIRVMPSSFFVLLRFFLRVDGVLIRMNDTRLHHEADKAYMLREYTSRESKISSLKHVPPSLFTEPNEISQYLPIKETICEKLEFPEKLEPKPEASLETVCVKSK, via the exons ATGCACCCTGTTTTCCAGAGCAGCCGGCGCGACTTCACCTTCGGGCCGTGGAAGCTGAGCGCCGCCCGGACGCACATCATGAAGTCGGCGCAGGCCGAGAG aTTGGCTGATGAATTACACATGCCTTCCCTGCCAGAGATGATGTTTGGAGACAATATCCTAAGAATACAGCATGATCATGGTTTTGGAATTGAGTTCAATGCAACAGATGCTTTAAAATGTGTCAATAATTGTCAAGGTATGATCAAAGTGGCTTGTGCAGAGGAGTGGCAAGAGAGCAG GAGTGAGACTGAGCACACTAAGGAAGTTGTCAAGCCATATGATTGGACTTACACAACAGACTACAAAGGAACTTTGCTGGGAGACACTGCAACATTAAAG GTTGTTCCTACAACAGAACAcataaatacagagaaattgaaAGCCAGGGAACAAATCATGTTTTTTGAAGAAGTACTTCTCTTTGAAGACGAACTTCACGATCATGGAGTATCAAGTTTGAGTGTAAAAATA AGAGTCATGCCTTCCAGCTTTTTTGTGCTGTTGAGGTTTTTCTTGCGAGTTGATGGAGTACTTATCAGGATGAATGATACGAGGCTTCATCATGAG gCTGACAAGGCCTACATGTTGCGAGAATATACATCCAGAGAAAGCAAAATCTCAAGTTTAAAg CATGTTCCACCTTCCTTGTTCACGGAACCTAACGAGATCTCTCAGTATCTACCCATAAAGGAGACAATCTGTGAAAAACTAGAATTCCCAGAGAAGCTGGAGCCTAAACCAGAAGCATCACTGGAAACTGTGTGTGTTAAGTCTAAATAA
- the TIPRL gene encoding TIP41-like protein isoform X2: MHPVFQSSRRDFTFGPWKLSAARTHIMKSAQAERLADELHMPSLPEMMFGDNILRIQHDHGFGIEFNATDALKCVNNCQGMIKVACAEEWQESRSETEHTKEVVKPYDWTYTTDYKGTLLGDTATLKVVPTTEHINTEKLKAREQIMFFEEVLLFEDELHDHGVSSLSVKIRVMPSSFFVLLRFFLRVDGVLIRMNDTRLHHEKGDFWEREHC, encoded by the exons ATGCACCCTGTTTTCCAGAGCAGCCGGCGCGACTTCACCTTCGGGCCGTGGAAGCTGAGCGCCGCCCGGACGCACATCATGAAGTCGGCGCAGGCCGAGAG aTTGGCTGATGAATTACACATGCCTTCCCTGCCAGAGATGATGTTTGGAGACAATATCCTAAGAATACAGCATGATCATGGTTTTGGAATTGAGTTCAATGCAACAGATGCTTTAAAATGTGTCAATAATTGTCAAGGTATGATCAAAGTGGCTTGTGCAGAGGAGTGGCAAGAGAGCAG GAGTGAGACTGAGCACACTAAGGAAGTTGTCAAGCCATATGATTGGACTTACACAACAGACTACAAAGGAACTTTGCTGGGAGACACTGCAACATTAAAG GTTGTTCCTACAACAGAACAcataaatacagagaaattgaaAGCCAGGGAACAAATCATGTTTTTTGAAGAAGTACTTCTCTTTGAAGACGAACTTCACGATCATGGAGTATCAAGTTTGAGTGTAAAAATA AGAGTCATGCCTTCCAGCTTTTTTGTGCTGTTGAGGTTTTTCTTGCGAGTTGATGGAGTACTTATCAGGATGAATGATACGAGGCTTCATCATGAG AAAGGTGACTTTTGGGAAAGAGAACATTGCTAa